AGCTGGCAGGCGTCGTCGCCGGCTATCTCGAAGGTGTAGCTACCATCCTGGGGTGGGCAGATATAGCCCGAATGCGCGCGCCGTAATAATCGCCAATGTTACGCGCACTCTCAAATTTGGTGAGCGGGGCCATGTTGTTGGCGGTCGTGGTCAGGGGGATAGCAGCGATGCTGCCCCAGGCCCCAAGCCACTGCTCCCAGCCTATCGAGCCAGTGCCGGCGCAGGCCGTGGGAGTAGGTGCTGCGGGCGTGCCCCCGGCCGCCACAAACTGCGGCGTTTCGGTCACGGTGAGCGTCAGCTTGCCGTTGGGCGCGCTCACGGCGGTGGCCGTCATGCCGGCCTGGCCGGCCGTGGGCTGGTAAATGGTGGCCGTGGTGGCCGAGCCCAGGTCGAGGGTATAGGTGGCGGTGCGGTTCTTCTCATCGGGCACCACCAGGGCATAAATCGTCTGGCCGCTAGCCTCGTAGCGGTCCACGATGGGGTCGCTGTTGAGGGTGCCGGTGTAGGTATAATTGCCCAGCAGCTGGCCGGCCTGGCGCAGGAAGTCGGCGGCGGGCCGGGCCGAGCGGTCAGCGTTGAGCAGGCCCGACGAGCTGAACTGCACCGGGCTAGCCGCGTTGTCATCAGTCAGCATGTAGAAGAACGTGCGCTCGACGCCCCAGCGGGCGTACAGCAGCGCGGTGCGCAGGGTCCAGTCGGCCTCGGTTTGCAGCACCGATTTATTGCCGATGGCGATGGCCTTGAGTGGGCTGCCCTGGTTGGTGTCGTAGCCGGCCTCGGTCACCCACACCGGCATATCACCGGCATACTGGTGGGCCATCTGCACGAAGCTTTGGGCTACCTGGGCGGTGTTGGCCACCTCGGGGCGGCGCCGCGCGTCGAGCTGCCGCCCTGCGAGGTACTAGCGTCGTTTGCGTAGAGGTGGTAGTTAATCACGTCCCAGCACAGGTTGACCGAGCCATCGGCCTTGTAGCCCCGGTATTGCTTGCACCAGTCTAGCATGCCGCGCACGTAGTCGGGCGTGGCCGAGGCGAGCCCGCCCATCACGACCTGCATACTCGGGTCGGCGTTTTTGACGCCCACGCCGGCGCCCATCGTGTTCTTGTTGCCGTCGTAGAACGCCGACAGGTTGGCGGCGTACTCGCGGCCGGTCTGGTAGGCCTTGCGGCCCTTCCACCACTTGTCGCGCTCGTTGTCGCACTCCACGTAGTGCACCAGGTTGAGGCCGATTTTCACCTCGTTCACGCCGTCGCCGGCCCAGCGGGTGCTGGCGTCTACGTGCAGCAGGCTAGCCGGCACGCCGGCGTTAGCACCGTAGCGGGCCGCGTACTGAAACGCCACCTTGGCCTGCTCGAGGTACGAGTTGGGGTCCGAAAAATCCTTGCCGTAGCGCACGGGCACGTTTTCCAACTCGCGCTGGTCGCCGGGGTAGGTAGCCAGCAGCCAGTCGGGCAGCGTTTTAATGCAGGCCAGCACCGTAATGCCTTCCGCCTTGAGGCGCTGATACAAGATGTCGTAGTTCCAGCCGCCGCTGTGCACGGGGTTGAAGGTGTAGCCGCCCTCCGTCGATTCGAGCTTCTGCCAGTCGAGGTAGTGCCGAAAGCCGGTGAAGTTCTTGAGGCCCTTGAGGCGCGTCTCGTCAATCTGGCCGGGGGCGTTGGGGGCTTCCACGTCCCACTCAAAGCCGTTCACGCCCAGCTCCTGGGCGAGCTTGATTTTCTTTTGCACGGCCAGCGCCTGCCCGTCGGCAGCCGCCACGCCGCTGCCGGCCACGTAAGAGCCCGTGAGCTCAATCTCAGTCGGGTACGCCCACGAAGCCGTGATGACGAGGTAGCGAATATTGCTGACGGGCGTGCTCAGCTTATAATTGTCGGGCTGGCTAGGGTCGGGGCCCACCCAGCGCTGGTACTGCCCGCCGGTGAAGGTGGCCACCGGAATGCGCTGCCAGGTATCGGTAATAACCGAGAGCGTCATGGGGTCGCTGGGGTTGCTGCCCTCGCCGTCGTAGAAGCGAATGCTTTCCAGGCTGATAGCCTCACCCGGCAGCAGCGGGTAGTAGGCGTCGTAGGTCGGAATAACCTTGCCCCAGCCAATGGTAGCGGCCGTGGTAATTGAGCCATCGAAGAGCGGCGCGATAGTATTGGGCGCGTTGGTGAGCTGGTACCAGCGGCTCGGGTCAATCGGAATCTTGCCCGCCGTGCCCGGCCCGCCAGGGGTAGTAGAGGGCGGCGGCGCAGGGGCCGGCGTGGTGGCCGCCTGCACAGTGAGTATCTGCGAGGCGCTGGCGGCCAGGTAGGTACTGCTAGCCGCCTGGCTAGCCGTGATGATGGCCGTGCCCGCGCCCACCACCGTGGCCTGCCAGGTGCCCGCACTGCTTTGGGCTACGCTCACCACGCTGGCATCGGACGAGGCAAACGTGATAGGCGTCAGTGCATTCGTGCTGGTGGCCACGAGCGCGAAGGGGGCGTCGCCCACCGTTTTGGTGGCCAGCGGGCCAAAGCGTAGCGTAGCCGCTACCGGCGCGGGCGTAGTAGTGGCCCCAGCTACCCCAAATACCTTGATTTTGACCGGGATATTATTACAAAACTTATGAATGACGATGGCGTCGGCCGTAACCGGGCTGCTGGCCTTCATATCGACCCACACGTTGTACTGCGCGCCATCGAACGAGCCGATGAGGGTGCGCTGCGTGCCGCGCTGGGCATAAATCAGCGCGGGCTGCGCCGTAAAAACACCCTCGTAGTCGAAGAGCGAAAGCCGACTGAGCGTGGTCGTTGCGGCCAGCTTCAGCGTCACATCGATGTACTGGAAGTTGGCGGGCATCCAGCTATTGCGCACCAGGTTGTTCATGTCGTCATCGAGCCAGGGCGAGTAGTCCTGCCCGGTATCGATGCTGGGCGAAATCGCCGTGATGGCCACCCGAACTTCGCCGGCCGCCTGGCCCTGGGCCGAGAAAGCCAGCAGGCCGCCTACCAGCGCTAGCCAAAATATTTTTATCAAATTTTTATCCATATAAATTAATTAGAATAAAACCAAGCGCGCACAACGGCGTTGGTACCAGCTGCCTGATAGGGTAAAATCCGGAAAGGGCGGGTGGGAAATGCTGCGGCGAGCAGCCAGGAGAAGGCGGAAGCTAGCGGCCGGTTGATGCAAACCGCCACCTCGCGCCCCAGGGCAAGGGTATTTCTAAATCCACTGCTGACATTCAAGCGGCCAGCCCGCTTACCTATTCTTCACTGCGTAGCGAAAATACATCCTAAAACCCAGACCGCTACCATCAATAGGCTTAATTACAAATTAGTAATCAATCAGTTGCACTTAATTTATTAGACTTTTCACTAAATCAGTAGTACTTTTTTTTGCTGGCTATATTTGCAGTAAACTGGCGTTGCTTTTTACCAAAAAGCCACCGGGCGCTACGCAAAGCAGCTTTTTAGAACTAATTGCTGTTCAGCTTACTAGTCGCGAACGGTTTATTTAGCCCGGCCCGGAGAAGGCCATAATTTTGCACATTTATTTAGGGGGCCAGGGGCGCCACGGCGAAGAAAGCGGGCGTGCCGCTGAGCGCCAGGCTAGCCCCCGCGCAGGGCTGGCCGGGGGCGCCGGGCACGTAGTCCCAGGCGTAGCGGGTGAGCGTGGGCCGGCGCCACGCGGTGGGCAGCGGGTAGGTAGCAGTGGCCGCCTCACTTTGGTCGGTGGTGGCGATGGCCCACAGCACCAGCACCGCGCGGCGCCCCTGGCCAAAAGCGGCGCCGGCCACGCCGGCCGGCAGGCGCAGCGCGGCGGTGCCGGCCGCATCGTAGGGCCGGCCGGCCAGCAGGCGGCCGCAGGCGCGCAGGGCGCGGCCCAGCTCGGTCAGCTTTTGGGCGCCGGGCCAGTCGCGGCTCAGGTTTTCGTAGAGGCCCATGAGCTGGAGCTCGGTATCGCCGCCCACGGCGGTGCCGGGCGGCGGCGCAGCGGCGCCCTCGCCCACGCGGTAGAAGTGCAGCTGCCGGATGCCGGCCTGCTGGGCCAGCACCAGCGCCTTGATACCAAAGTTGCGCTGCATCGCATCCGAGCCGGCGCGCCACTCCGAGGGCCGCCGGCCGATGTTGGTTTCGCTGACGAGGAGGTGCTTGCTGGGGTAAGCCGTGCCGTCGTAGCCGTATTTGCGCAGCACGGCCACCATCGCCGCCTGGTGGGCCAGCACCTGGCGGGCGGCAAAGTCGGAGGTGCGGGTGTAGGCAAAGCGCCCGGCGCGCCACCAGTCGCGGTGGCGCAGGTCGTAGGATGGGTACACGTGGTAGGCGAGCACGTCGAAATACGCCCCCCCGTGGCCGGAAACTCGGCGCTGGGCACCCCGCCGCGCGGGTTGTCGGTGTAGCGCAGCAGCGCGTCGAGAAACTCGGCATACCCTAGCCCGCCGGGCGCTACATAAGCAGTGGGCTGGTATTTTTTCACCACCTCCCAGGTAATGCGCAGCGTGCGGATGTAGCGCTCGGTGGGAGCCAGCACGTTGGGCAGCTCAGCCGGCGCGGGGGCGCGGCCCAGCCACTCCTTATTAACTGTATTAGTGATAAAATCGGGCTCATTGACCACCTCCCACACCCGCACGTTCGAGCCGTAGCGCTGCGTGAGCTGGTAGATATACTGCGCGTAGTAGTTGTTGGGGTTGACGGTGCTATCGGCTAGCCAGATGGGTTCATATAAGTTGGCAAACAGCTTACTGGGCCCTGGGCAGCCGGGATACGTCACGGGGTCGCGGTGGGCGGGGCTAGGGTCGCCCACGAAACACACTAGGTCGCGCAGGTGCAGCGAGTCGGCATAGTAGCGGAAAGCCGGGCGGCGCGCCTCCCAGCCCCACTGCGCCAGAAACTGCTCGGGGAGCGTCACGCGCAGGGTATTGCCACCGGCCGCGCATACGGCCTGGGCTAGCCGCTCGTCGGGCCAGGCAGGGCCGTAGTAGCCCAGGTTGCAGCCGAAGCCGAAGCCGCCCGGCCAGGGCCGCACGGCCGCCTGCGCCGTGTGGGGGGCCGGCAGCACGGTGGGCCGCCGCTCCTCGGCCGCTGGGGTGCAGGCGGCCGGAACCAGGCCAGCCAGCCAGACCAGCCAACGCTGGCAGAAAACAAGCGTACTATTTTTTTCCATAGCCAACTAAGCACCCTCCCGGCCTGGCCCCGCCGCCCGGCCCGCTAGGCTGGCAGCCTCGCTTTAGTCCGTAACGAGGCCAGCAGGCCGAAGTTAGGCGTAAGTAGCTGAGGCTCCGCCTGCCGAGTAAGGCCGGGCGTTGGTCGATGGAAACTGCCGGTCCGGAAACTTATCGGCCCGGCACGGTGCTTGTTTATTACCGACTCACTGGCAAACTACTACCTTTGAGCCAGCTTCCGGCTTATTCCCACTCTTCTACCTGCATCCATGCGCTTTGCTACTCGTTTGCTGACGCTCTTTTTGGCCGGATTGGCTTTGCTACCCGCCGCGGCCACTACGTATGGCGTGCACCTGAGCGCCGCCGCTACGCCGCCGCTTTCGGAGGCCTTCGGCACCGAAACGGGCAGCCTGCTGTGGGCGCTGGGTAGCCCCGCACCCGGCCTCACCTTTGCCAGGCCGGCCAGCTCCACGGGCTTGTTTACGCCACCCTCCCTGCACGCGGCGCTGGCTAGCATGCCGCCCCAGAGTGGCGCGCCGCTGCTGAGCGTATTCCCCAACCCCGCCCGCGGCTTGCTCACGGTGCAGCTCACGGCCCAGCACGGCCCCGACTACAAGATGCGCCTGAGCAACGTGCTCGGCCGCGAGGTGCGCCTGCTGCCGCTGCCGCTGGCCACCGCCACCACCGGCCTGCCCCTCGACGTAACCGGCTTGCCGGCCGGCCTGTACTTCTGCTCGCTGCTGGTGAACGACAAGGCCGTGAGCACCAACCGCCTGACGCTGCTGTAGAAAATTTAAAACGACGAGTTAGGAATGACGAATTAAAAAATTCTCCCATTACTGCTCCGGGGCGCTGCCACTACTGCCACCCAGTAGCCGCGGCGCCCCTTTCTTGTGCCCAATTCCTCACTCCCTATTCCTAATTCCTACCTCCCACGCAACCCCTCGGTGGTTGTTGCCTACTTTTGGGGCTTGTTGCCAAGTGGCAACGGTTTAGCTATACCGGAATTTTCCTCTGGCTGGGCGGCGGCTGCTTCGGGCAGCGGCGGCTGGCTTTTTTTGCCCCGTATGCGTTCATTTCAACGGTTGAATAACCTGGTCGGCTGGGTGGTGTTTGCCATTGCCGCCGTCGTTTTCCTGCTCACGCTCGAGCCCACCGCCCCGTTCTGGGACTGCGGCGAGTTTACGGCCTGCGCCTACAAGCTGCTGGTGCCCCACCCACCGGGCGCGCCCACCTTCCTCATTCTGGGCCGACTGATGTCGCTCTTCAGCTTCGGCGACACGACCAAGGTGCCGGTGCTGGTGAATGCGCTCTCGGCCCTGAGCAGCGCGTTTACGGTGCTGTTTCTGTTCTGGATTATCACCCGCATGGGCCGCAAGCTGCTGGTGGCCCGCAGCGAGTTTGAAACCGAAACGCCCGAGCCGACCAGCTTCCAGACGCTGCTCATTCTGGGGGCGGGCATCGTGGGGGCGCTCTCGTTCGCGTTCTCCGACTCGTTCTGGTTCAATGCCGAGGAAAGCGAAGTGTACGCCATGTCGAGCCTGTGCACCGCCGCCGTAGTCTGGATAATGATGAAGTGGGAGGAACACGCCAGCGACCCCGACTCGGATAAGTGGCTCATCCTCATTGCCTACGTTATCGGCCTCAGCATCGGGGTGCACTTGCTGAATTTGCTGGCCGTGCCGGCCCTGGCGTTCATCTACTACTACCGCCGCGCCAGCAACCCCAACATGGTGGGCGGCCTTGTCACGCTGGTAGTGAGCCTCCTTATTGTGGGCTCGGTGCTGGTAGGCATTATCCCCGGTTTGCCGACCCTAGCGGGCGGCTTCGAGGTGTTCTTCGTCAATAACCTGGGCCTGCCCTTCGACTCGGGTCTGATTATCTTTTTGCTGCTGTTTGTGGGCGCCATCTGGTTTGGCTTCCGCCTCTCTTACCAGCGCCGCAGCCAGCTGCTGAACACGGCCATGCTGTGCTTCACGTTCATTCTCATCGGGTATTCGACTTACCTGATTGTGCCCATCCGCTCGTCGTTTCACCCTACCATCAACGAGAACGACCCCGAGGACGTGCTCTCGTTCGTGAGCTACCTCAAGCGCGAGCAGTACGGCTCGCGCCCGCTGCTCTACGGCCCGCAGTTTAATGCCCAGCCCGACCACTACGAGGAAGGCGCGCCCCGCTACAAGCGGGCGGGCGGCAAGTACGTCGAGATACTGCCCCGCGCCCAGGAGCCCGGCTACGCCGATGCTGACAAGATGCTGCTGCCGCGCCTGTATAGCTACGACCCCGCGCACATTCAGGAGTATAAGAAGTGGGTGCCCGACTTGCAGGAGGGCCAGAAGCCCACGATGGGCCAGAACCTGGGCTTCTTGTTCCGCTACCAGATTGGGCACATGTTCTGGCGCTATTTCTTCTGGAACTACGTGGGGCGCGAGTCCGACGTGCAGCAGGCGGGCACGCTGACGCCCTTCAGCCCGAGCGCCTCGACCCTGCCCGACCGCATCGGCAAGAGCTTCGCGCACAACAACTTCTACGCTATTCCGCTCATTCTGGGCCTCATCGGCTTATTTGTGCAGATTCGCCGGCGCGGCAATGATGCGCTCATTGTGGGCTTGCTATTTCTGTTTACGGGCATCGCCATCGTGGTGTACCTCAACCAGCCGCCCATCGAGCCGCGCGAACGGGACTACACCTTCTGCGGCGCCACGTTTGCCTACGCCATCTGGATTGGGCTCGGGGTAATCGGGCTGGGCCAGCTGCTGGCCGCCGCCCTCAAGGCCGAGAATGCCCGCGCCACGGTAGCCATTCTGCTCGGGTTGATTTCGCCCACTATCCTGCTCGCCCAGGGTTGGAACGACCACAACCGCACCGGCCGCTACAACTCGGTCGACTCGGCCAAGAACCTGCTCAGCTCGTGCGCGCCGAATGCCATCTTGTTCACCAACGGCGACAACGATACCTTCCCGCTCTGGTACGCCCAGGAGGTCGAAGGTTTCCGCACCGACGTGCGCGTGGCCGTGCTCTCGTACCTGAACACCGACTGGTACATTCAGCAGATGAAGCGCCGGGCGTATCAATCGCAGCCGCTGCCCATTGGCATGAACGATGCCACCTACGTGCAGGGCAACAACGACATGCTGCCCTTCTCGCCCAACCCGGCCGTGGATAGCCTCGACCTCAAGCAGTTTATCAGCCTGGTGGGCCAGGGCAGCCCGCTGCTCAAGTACACCGACGGCAACTACTCGACCATGACCTTCCCCACGCCCAAGTTTTACTTGAACGTGGACACGGCGGCCGTGAAAAAGCTGGGCATCATTCCTAAGGACCGCGAAAACCAGCTCGTGAGCCGCCTGGACTGGAGCATGGGCAAGCGCGCCATCGAGAAGAAAAACCTGGTGATTCTGGACATGATTGCGACCAACAACTGGAAGCGACCCATCTACTTCAGCTCCACGGTGGCCCCGAGCGACTACATGAATTTGCAGCCCTACTTCCAGCTGGAGGGCATGGCCTACCGCCTGCTGCCGCTGCGCGACCCGCACTACGACCGCCGTGGCGACGAGGGCTACGTAGAGAAATCTATCTGCTACGACGAGCTGATGCACAAATTCAGCTACCGCGGGCTGAACAACGCCAACGTCTTCTACGACGAGAACAACCTGCGCTTCCCGGCCAACTACCGCGACAAGTTTGCCCGCCTCGCCAACGCTTACGCCGCCGACGGCGACCTGGCCAAGGCCAAGGAAGTGGCCGATAAATGCCTCGACGCGATGCCCGACGCCGCCGTGCCGTTCGACTTCTACACGCCGCAGCTGGTGCCGGTGCTCTACGCCGTGGGCGAAAAAGACCGCGCCAACGCCATCCTGGACAAGCTCACCACGCGCAGCATCAATACCCTGAGCTACTACCAGACCCACGACGGCGCCCTCTTCGACGACTCGCAGCGGGCCTACCTGCTCACCCTGCAGAGCGTGTATCAGGCCGCCGCCCAGGTCAAAGACGACGCCCGCGCCAAGAAAGCCTACGAGGTGCTAGCCCCTTACTTGCAGCAGCAGGGCCAGTAGAAGAGCGCTTATTCACAACCCAAAAGCCCCGCTGGCAGCGCGCCAGCGGGGCTTTTGAGTTGTAGCGCGGTTGCGATAAGTCCGTCGGCAGGATGGTCGGAACGCTTGCCTGTACGGACTCGCAAAGTTCGCGCTAGGCCTTCAGCTCATACCCCGCGAAGTCCTTGCGCAGCTGCGTTTTGAGCAGCTTGCCGGTGGCCGTGTGGGGCAGGCTCTCGACAAACTCCACGGCGTCGGGGCGCCACCAGGGGGCTATTTTGCCGTCGAGGAAGGCTAGCAGCTCTTCACCACTGAGGTCGTGGCCGGGCTTGCGCACGGCTACCAGCAGGGGGCGCTCGCTCCACTTGGGGTGGGGCACGCCGATGACGGCGGCCTCGGCCACGGCCGGGTGGGCCACGGCCAGGTTTTCGAGGTCGATGCTCGAAATCCACTCGCCGCCCGACTTTATCACGTCCTTCGAGCGGTCGGTGATGTTCATGAAACCGTCGGGGTCGATGGTGGCTACGTCGCCAGTGCGGAACCAACCATCGGCCGTGAGCTGGCCGGGGCTAGCCGAGTTGAAGTAGTCGCTCACCACGAACGGCCCGCGCACCAGCAGGTCGCCGAAGGCCACGCCATCGTGCGGCAGGGGCTGGCCCTCGCCGTCCACGATTTCCATGTCGATGCCAAAAATGGCGCGGCCCTGCTTGATTTTCAAGAAGAACTGCGCCTCCTCGGGCAAGTCGAGCTGGCTAGCCTTGAGCGTGCTCACGGTACCGAGCGGCGAGGTTTCGCTCATGCCCCAGGCGTGACGAATTTCGACCCCCAGCTCCTCATCGAAGGCGCGTAGCAGGGCCGGCGGGCACGAGGCGCCGCCCACTATCATCTTGCGCAGCGTGGAGAACCGGCGCTGGCCTTCGCGCATGTAGGTCAGCAGCCCAAACCAGATGGTGGGCACGCCGGCCGAGAACGTAACCCCTTCGCTCTCAAACAACTCGTAGAGGCTGGCCGCGTCGAGCGCCGGGCCGGGCAGCACCAACTTGCAGCCATTAAGCGCCGCCAGGTAGGGCGAGCCCCAGGCATTGACGTGGAACATGGGCACGACCGGCAGAATCACGTCGCGCGCGCCGCAGTTGAAGCAGTCGGGCAGCGAGGCCACGTAGCTGTGCAGCAACGTGGAGCGGTGCGAATAAAGCACGCCCTTGGGCTCGTCGGTGGTGCCGGAGGTGTAGCAAAGTGAGGAAGCTGTGTTCTCATCGAAAACCGGCCACTCGAAGTCATCACGCTCGGCGGCCAGCAGGCTTTCGTAGCTGGCTAGCCCGGCCAGGGCCGACTCGGTGGGCAGGTGCTCCTGGCCCGTCATCAGGACCCATTTTTCGACCGTGGGGCAGTGCGGCGCCAGCTTCGTAACGAGCGGCAGAAAGGTGAGGTCGAAGAACAGCAGCCGGTCCTGGGCGTGGTTGATGATGTAAACCAGCTGCTCGAAAAACAGCCGCGGGTTGATGGTGTGGCACACCGCCCCAATGCCCGAAATGCCATAATACAGCTCAAAATGCCGGTGCGTGTTCCAGGCCAGCGTGCCCACACGGTCGCCATTTTGGATGCCTAGCCGGGTGAAGGCGTTGGCGAGCCGCTTGGCCCGCTGGTGGGCGTCGGCGTAAGTATAGCGGTGCAGGGGGCCGCCCTCGGGCAGGCGCGACACGATTTCGGTGGTGCCGTGCCACTTGGCGGCGTGTTCAATCAACCCCGCGATGCGCAGGGGCTGTTGCATCATAAGTCCGAGCATGGTTCGGGGCGGGTGGGAAGTGAGAAGCTGGCCGGAAGATAGTAGCGGCTGGCGCATCCAGACAGGGTGCAGGCTTCTTTTTCCTTTACCTGAACGCTTACGCCGCCTGGCTAGTTGTAGCGCTGGCCCAGCCACCAGCAATGCCGCATCCATGAACCAGCCCTACGCTGCCTCCGGGCACCTTGAAATAAGCTACCAGGATGATTCCCAGGTATTAATTGGCCGTTGGCTCCGGCCCACTACCGAGGCCGAAGCCCAGCAGGACTATGCCGACCTGCTAGCCGCCGCCCAGCATTTCAAGGCCCACTACTGGCTGTTCGACATTCGGCGGCGGGGCCGCAGTGCGCCGGCCACGCTCACGTGGCTGCTCACCGACTACTATGCCCAGGCCGTGCGCGAACTGGGGGCGCCGGTGCGCCTGGTGTACTTCATGGCTCCCGGCCTGCGCCAGGAGTTTCAGGCCGATGGCGTGGTACCCGAGCCCACCACCTATTTGGCCGACCTCCCCTTCCGCATGAACCAGTGCATCACCGAGGCCGAGGCGCTGGCCTGGCTAAAAAGCGAGCAGCTGAGCGCAGCGCGGGCTAGCTAACCCTGCTACTTGATGGCCTCAATGGCTACCTGCTGAATCTGGGTGCGCACATTGAGCTGGCTCAATTTGTTATTCCGCCGCGAGGGGTTAAGCCGGTTGGTGAGCACCACTACCACCAGTTCCTTCTCCGGGTCAACCCAGAAATACGTGCCCGTGAAGCCCGAATGCCCGAAGCTGCCGGCCGAGGCGCCGGGCGCAGTGTTGCCGGCCGCCGGGCTAGCGGGCCGGTCGAAGGCCAGCGCCCGCCGGTTGCCGGCAAATTGCGGGCGCGTCCAGTCGGCCAGAATGTCTTTGCTGAACACCTGCTGACCGCCGTAGCGCCCGCCCCAGGCGTAGGTCTGGGCGAGCTGGGCCACGTCGTTGGCCGAGCCAAACAGGCCCGCGTGGCCCGAGATGCCCCCTAGCAGCGCCGCGCCCTCATCATCGACGTAGCCGCGCAGTAGCTGACGGCGAAACAGCGAGTCGTACTCGGTAGGCGCGAGGCGGCTGGCCGCCGCGTGGTGCAACGGCTGAAAGCGCAGCCCCGACCCTAGCGGCCGGTACACTTGCTTTGCCAGAAACTGTTCGAACGGCTGCCCGGTGCGGCGCTTCACTAGGTCAGGATAGAGATAAAACGACAGGTCGGAGTACACGTAGCCGGGCTTGGCGTTGAGCGGCGCGGCGCCGATGCGCTCGTAGATATAAGCCGGCAATTTCCGGCGGCCCCACAGCCCGCGCGCCACCGGCAGCGG
The genomic region above belongs to Hymenobacter sp. BRD128 and contains:
- a CDS encoding T9SS type A sorting domain-containing protein, producing the protein MRFATRLLTLFLAGLALLPAAATTYGVHLSAAATPPLSEAFGTETGSLLWALGSPAPGLTFARPASSTGLFTPPSLHAALASMPPQSGAPLLSVFPNPARGLLTVQLTAQHGPDYKMRLSNVLGREVRLLPLPLATATTGLPLDVTGLPAGLYFCSLLVNDKAVSTNRLTLL
- a CDS encoding DUF2723 domain-containing protein, with product MRSFQRLNNLVGWVVFAIAAVVFLLTLEPTAPFWDCGEFTACAYKLLVPHPPGAPTFLILGRLMSLFSFGDTTKVPVLVNALSALSSAFTVLFLFWIITRMGRKLLVARSEFETETPEPTSFQTLLILGAGIVGALSFAFSDSFWFNAEESEVYAMSSLCTAAVVWIMMKWEEHASDPDSDKWLILIAYVIGLSIGVHLLNLLAVPALAFIYYYRRASNPNMVGGLVTLVVSLLIVGSVLVGIIPGLPTLAGGFEVFFVNNLGLPFDSGLIIFLLLFVGAIWFGFRLSYQRRSQLLNTAMLCFTFILIGYSTYLIVPIRSSFHPTINENDPEDVLSFVSYLKREQYGSRPLLYGPQFNAQPDHYEEGAPRYKRAGGKYVEILPRAQEPGYADADKMLLPRLYSYDPAHIQEYKKWVPDLQEGQKPTMGQNLGFLFRYQIGHMFWRYFFWNYVGRESDVQQAGTLTPFSPSASTLPDRIGKSFAHNNFYAIPLILGLIGLFVQIRRRGNDALIVGLLFLFTGIAIVVYLNQPPIEPRERDYTFCGATFAYAIWIGLGVIGLGQLLAAALKAENARATVAILLGLISPTILLAQGWNDHNRTGRYNSVDSAKNLLSSCAPNAILFTNGDNDTFPLWYAQEVEGFRTDVRVAVLSYLNTDWYIQQMKRRAYQSQPLPIGMNDATYVQGNNDMLPFSPNPAVDSLDLKQFISLVGQGSPLLKYTDGNYSTMTFPTPKFYLNVDTAAVKKLGIIPKDRENQLVSRLDWSMGKRAIEKKNLVILDMIATNNWKRPIYFSSTVAPSDYMNLQPYFQLEGMAYRLLPLRDPHYDRRGDEGYVEKSICYDELMHKFSYRGLNNANVFYDENNLRFPANYRDKFARLANAYAADGDLAKAKEVADKCLDAMPDAAVPFDFYTPQLVPVLYAVGEKDRANAILDKLTTRSINTLSYYQTHDGALFDDSQRAYLLTLQSVYQAAAQVKDDARAKKAYEVLAPYLQQQGQ
- a CDS encoding 3-(methylthio)propionyl-CoA ligase — its product is MDAALLVAGPALQLARRRKRSGKGKRSLHPVWMRQPLLSSGQLLTSHPPRTMLGLMMQQPLRIAGLIEHAAKWHGTTEIVSRLPEGGPLHRYTYADAHQRAKRLANAFTRLGIQNGDRVGTLAWNTHRHFELYYGISGIGAVCHTINPRLFFEQLVYIINHAQDRLLFFDLTFLPLVTKLAPHCPTVEKWVLMTGQEHLPTESALAGLASYESLLAAERDDFEWPVFDENTASSLCYTSGTTDEPKGVLYSHRSTLLHSYVASLPDCFNCGARDVILPVVPMFHVNAWGSPYLAALNGCKLVLPGPALDAASLYELFESEGVTFSAGVPTIWFGLLTYMREGQRRFSTLRKMIVGGASCPPALLRAFDEELGVEIRHAWGMSETSPLGTVSTLKASQLDLPEEAQFFLKIKQGRAIFGIDMEIVDGEGQPLPHDGVAFGDLLVRGPFVVSDYFNSASPGQLTADGWFRTGDVATIDPDGFMNITDRSKDVIKSGGEWISSIDLENLAVAHPAVAEAAVIGVPHPKWSERPLLVAVRKPGHDLSGEELLAFLDGKIAPWWRPDAVEFVESLPHTATGKLLKTQLRKDFAGYELKA